In Cotesia glomerata isolate CgM1 linkage group LG1, MPM_Cglom_v2.3, whole genome shotgun sequence, one genomic interval encodes:
- the LOC123275029 gene encoding odorant receptor 83a-like isoform X1 translates to MFKSKVKDSHANEMPFTKIWALEIFFFNRIGKSLHNAFSEKNYEEKLIDTFFVCLFLHSSFVVISLYTLFVVECNMFFLAELIPPLFSVSTIVVKSAALWLHRRDLFTVLRHFYTLWNYNKTKTDLLNKINKLLITSKKFRYYYMSTVTMCFVAYALRPIIIVSTYWASLSEQSNSTFDFPIIVYPLQYPFEYQTIAKYSLLILYEELVNYSAACCLICDALYIQLMTHISINFLVLADDFKNASQCIDNDVNDNKQIKNMVKLVNKHRHMLVICQKVESVYNPIVLFTIIINGLNLCFSVIVLDKGLTLWFYRHDLFTIIRDFLTLWNYNQTKTNLLNNINNLMKSSKRVRYYYMFTVILIGTSFGLRPLIMIFTCCVSSSGQSNSTFDFSVVVYPLAYPFTYQTVSRYSLLLLYEEFVNYFAVCYVICDALYIQLMTHISINFLVLADDFSNVNQCIDTDDNDHNKIRHLAKLVDKHRHLLVICEKVESFYSPIAFFTIVMNGLDLCLCVIVVDKGISEGNWPIVIKSFVHAIALFVQIIMYCNFSHTATEMTASIRQSIYNSEWVNSSKKLKKMLMMIMMRASKEHTFTAYGILILNREQMAKVIQTTMSYFTLLRSFT, encoded by the exons ATGTTTAAGAGTAAAGTAAAAGATAGTCATGCCAATGAAATGCCCTTTACGAAAATTTGGGCTctagagatatttttttttaatagaataggAAAATCTTTGCATAATGCATTTAGTGAAAAgaattatgaagaaaaattaattgacaCTTTCTTTGTCTGCCTTTTTTTACACAGTTCATTTGTTGTTATTTCATTATACACATTGTTTGTTGTTGAGTGCAATATGTTTTTTCTTGCAGAATTAATTCCTCCATTATTTAGTGTGTCAACAATAGTAGTGAAG AGCGCAGCATTGTGGCTTCATAGACGCGATTTATTCACAGTTTTACGCCATTTTTATACATTATGGAACtacaataaaacaaaaacagACTtactcaataaaattaataaactactaataacatctaaaaaatttcgttattattatatgtCTACAGTCACAATGTGCTTCGTAGCATATGCATTGCGGCCTATAAT CATAGTCTCTACGTACTGGGCAAGCTTATCAGAACAATCAAATAGTACATTTGACTTTCCAATAATTGTTTATCCACTGCAGTATCCTTTTGAATATCAAACAATCGCTAAGTACTCGTTACTGATATTGTATGAAGAGTTGGTAAATTACTCAGCTGCCTGTTGTTTGATATGTGATGCTCTTTACATCCAACTTATGACACATATCTCTATTAACTTTCTG GTTTTGGCTGATGACTTTAAAAATGCAAGTCAATGTATTGATAATGACGTCAATGATAATAAACAGATTAAAAATATGGTGAAATTGGTTAATAAACATCGTCATATGTTAGT AATATGTCAAAAAGTTGAATCTGTCTACAATCCTATCGTATTATTTACGATAATAATAAACGGACTGAATCTATGTTTCTCTGTCATTGTTTTAGATAAG ggcTTAACATTGTGGTTTTATAGACATGATCTATTCACAATTATACGAGATTTTTTAACCTTATGGAATTATAATCAAACAAAAACGAacctattaaataatattaacaacCTAATGAAATCCTCAAAGCGAGTGCGTTATTATTACATGTTTACAGTTATATTAATTGGTACATCTTTTGGATTGCGACCTTTAAT TATGATTTTTACTTGCTGTGTGAGTTCATCAGGACAGTCAAACAGTACATTTGATTTTTCAGTTGTTGTTTATCCACTTGCGTATCCTTTCACGTATCAAACGGTCAGTCGATATTCACTATTGCTATTGTACGAagaatttgtaaattatttcgCCGTTTGTTATGTGATATGCGATGCTCTCTACATTCAACTAATGACACATatctctattaattttttg GTTTTGGCTGATGATTTTAGTAATGTGAACCAATGTATTGATACTGATGACAATGATCACAATAAAATTCGACATTTGGCAAAACTGGTCGATAAACATCGCCATTTGTTAGT AATTTGTGAAAAAGTTGAGTCCTTCTATAGTCCTATTGCATTTTTTACGATAGTAATGAACGGACTGGATCTATGTTTGTGTGTCATCGTTGTAGATAAG GGAATATCAGAAGGAAATTGGCCGATAGTGATAAAAAGCTTCGTCCATGCAATCGCACTTTTTgtacaaataataatgtattGTAATTTCTCACACACGGCGACAGAAATG ACTGCAAGTATTAGACAGTCTATTTATAATTCTGAGTGGGTCAATAGTAgtaaaaaactcaaaaaaatgcttatgatgataatgatgcgTGCAAGTAAAGAACATACTTTTACAGCGTACGGtattcttattttaaatcGTGAGCAAATGGCCAAG
- the LOC123275029 gene encoding odorant receptor 83a-like isoform X2 gives MFKSKVKDSHANEMPFTKIWALEIFFFNRIGKSLHNAFSEKNYEEKLIDTFFVCLFLHSSFVVISLYTLFVVECNMFFLAELIPPLFSVSTIVVKSAALWLHRRDLFTVLRHFYTLWNYNKTKTDLLNKINKLLITSKKFRYYYMSTVTMCFVAYALRPIIIVSTYWASLSEQSNSTFDFPIIVYPLQYPFEYQTIAKYSLLILYEELVNYSAACCLICDALYIQLMTHISINFLVLADDFKNASQCIDNDVNDNKQIKNMVKLVNKHRHMLVICQKVESVYNPIVLFTIIINGLNLCFSVIVLDKGLTLWFYRHDLFTIIRDFLTLWNYNQTKTNLLNNINNLMKSSKRVRYYYMFTVILIGTSFGLRPLIMIFTCCVSSSGQSNSTFDFSVVVYPLAYPFTYQTVSRYSLLLLYEEFVNYFAVCYVICDALYIQLMTHISINFLVLADDFNNVNQCVDSDDNDDSKIEHMVKLVDKHRQMLVICEKVESFYNPIVFFTIVMNGLDLCLCVIVIDKEISEGNWPIVIKCFVHAVALFVQIIIYCNFSHIATEMTASIENSIYNSEWVNNSNKFKKMIMMIMMRTSKEYKFTAYGILVLNREQMAKVIQTTMSYFTLLRSFT, from the exons ATGTTTAAGAGTAAAGTAAAAGATAGTCATGCCAATGAAATGCCCTTTACGAAAATTTGGGCTctagagatatttttttttaatagaataggAAAATCTTTGCATAATGCATTTAGTGAAAAgaattatgaagaaaaattaattgacaCTTTCTTTGTCTGCCTTTTTTTACACAGTTCATTTGTTGTTATTTCATTATACACATTGTTTGTTGTTGAGTGCAATATGTTTTTTCTTGCAGAATTAATTCCTCCATTATTTAGTGTGTCAACAATAGTAGTGAAG AGCGCAGCATTGTGGCTTCATAGACGCGATTTATTCACAGTTTTACGCCATTTTTATACATTATGGAACtacaataaaacaaaaacagACTtactcaataaaattaataaactactaataacatctaaaaaatttcgttattattatatgtCTACAGTCACAATGTGCTTCGTAGCATATGCATTGCGGCCTATAAT CATAGTCTCTACGTACTGGGCAAGCTTATCAGAACAATCAAATAGTACATTTGACTTTCCAATAATTGTTTATCCACTGCAGTATCCTTTTGAATATCAAACAATCGCTAAGTACTCGTTACTGATATTGTATGAAGAGTTGGTAAATTACTCAGCTGCCTGTTGTTTGATATGTGATGCTCTTTACATCCAACTTATGACACATATCTCTATTAACTTTCTG GTTTTGGCTGATGACTTTAAAAATGCAAGTCAATGTATTGATAATGACGTCAATGATAATAAACAGATTAAAAATATGGTGAAATTGGTTAATAAACATCGTCATATGTTAGT AATATGTCAAAAAGTTGAATCTGTCTACAATCCTATCGTATTATTTACGATAATAATAAACGGACTGAATCTATGTTTCTCTGTCATTGTTTTAGATAAG ggcTTAACATTGTGGTTTTATAGACATGATCTATTCACAATTATACGAGATTTTTTAACCTTATGGAATTATAATCAAACAAAAACGAacctattaaataatattaacaacCTAATGAAATCCTCAAAGCGAGTGCGTTATTATTACATGTTTACAGTTATATTAATTGGTACATCTTTTGGATTGCGACCTTTAAT TATGATTTTTACTTGCTGTGTGAGTTCATCAGGACAGTCAAACAGTACATTTGATTTTTCAGTTGTTGTTTATCCACTTGCGTATCCTTTCACGTATCAAACGGTCAGTCGATATTCACTATTGCTATTGTACGAagaatttgtaaattatttcgCCGTTTGTTATGTGATATGCGATGCTCTCTACATTCAACTAATGACACATatctctattaattttttg gtTTTGGCTgatgattttaataatgtgAACCAATGCGTTGACTCTGATGACAATGATGACAGTAAGATTGAACATATGGTAAAACTGGTCGATAAACATCGGCAGATGTTAGT AATATGTGAAAAAGTTGAGTCTTTCTATAATCCTATTGTGTTCTTCACGATAGTAATGAATGGGTTAGATCTATGTTTATGTGTCATTGTTATCGACAAG gaAATATCAGAAGGAAACTGGCCTATAGTGATCAAATGCTTCGTCCATGCAGTCGCACTTTTTGTACAAATAATCATTTACTGTAATTTCTCGCATATCGCAACAGAAATG ACTGCAAGTATTGAAAACTCTATTTACAATTCCGAGTGGGTCAACAATagtaacaaatttaaaaaaatgattatgatgataatgatgcgTACGAGCAAAGAATACAAATTTACAGCGTACGGTATTCTTGTTTTAAATCGTGAGCAAATGGCTAAG GTCATCCAGACTACGATGAGCTACTTTACGCTTTTGAGGAGTTTTACATAA